In Paenibacillus hexagrammi, the following are encoded in one genomic region:
- a CDS encoding SWIM zinc finger family protein yields MLKLQIPKNRMNYLMKQVQHHYDAVILENGWEYYHKGRVSDIELQGTSIHARVKGQKVHETIINLEDFTHSECSCNYDGFCKHIAAAFFSLYAPYGRPELLLQQLKQAIHSRKKTVRSAASVLQGKKLEKPSSPLEDSMPVEWHRFFEGKFHGFSISHQQSIETFYESALETLPAYASAWKPSVQEVYRLHIILFMMRKIEQFYQETKSSYLSYYHENGCKITAKQCEERMEETLQAIDVKASTRAEPKHWHATLKMLSEFALHGKDSPIDWLLVYRLFWWEFKNHPKVLKEETQRLELLLSKKELTARRRDTLIIAKAHFDIIQGNKEDAFRLLATLKHPNTKDFFIYLHHYYESKQWEETLVWLRYLLPTVDQANHEDFRVFCQYWQDTAKHLDSDAEWVQVMESLLPRSYYYYTAYLLHTKRYRQWVDLQLANRISPLSLYAMELKAIEEHDAELLLPLYHQAAERAVLEKNRASYTTAVRLLKKLHAFYKQLGQEDRWEHYVYRLSDKFSRLRAFQEELKKGKWIR; encoded by the coding sequence ATGCTGAAACTGCAGATTCCCAAAAATCGAATGAACTACCTAATGAAGCAGGTCCAGCACCACTATGACGCCGTCATACTGGAGAATGGCTGGGAGTATTACCATAAAGGCCGTGTGAGCGATATCGAGCTGCAAGGCACGAGCATCCACGCACGGGTCAAAGGACAAAAGGTTCACGAGACCATCATAAATCTCGAGGACTTCACCCATAGTGAGTGCAGCTGCAACTATGATGGATTTTGCAAACACATAGCCGCGGCTTTTTTCAGCTTATATGCGCCATATGGACGCCCTGAGCTGCTCCTGCAGCAGCTGAAGCAGGCCATTCACAGCCGCAAGAAGACGGTGCGCAGCGCTGCATCCGTCCTGCAAGGCAAGAAGCTCGAGAAGCCAAGCAGCCCGCTTGAGGATTCCATGCCTGTGGAATGGCACCGTTTCTTTGAAGGCAAATTCCACGGCTTTTCCATTTCGCATCAGCAGTCAATCGAGACTTTCTATGAGTCAGCCCTGGAAACCCTGCCCGCCTATGCGTCCGCCTGGAAACCTTCCGTTCAGGAAGTGTACCGGCTGCATATTATTCTCTTCATGATGAGAAAAATCGAGCAGTTCTACCAGGAAACCAAAAGCTCCTACCTCTCTTATTACCATGAGAATGGCTGTAAAATCACCGCGAAGCAGTGTGAGGAAAGAATGGAGGAGACGCTTCAAGCTATCGATGTGAAAGCATCCACCCGGGCGGAGCCGAAGCATTGGCACGCCACTCTGAAGATGCTTAGCGAATTCGCTCTGCACGGCAAGGACAGCCCGATCGATTGGCTGCTTGTGTACCGCCTGTTCTGGTGGGAGTTCAAGAACCACCCCAAAGTGCTGAAGGAAGAAACCCAGCGCCTCGAGCTGCTGCTCAGCAAGAAAGAGCTGACAGCCCGCAGAAGAGACACGCTCATCATCGCGAAGGCGCATTTTGATATTATACAAGGCAATAAGGAGGATGCTTTCCGACTTTTGGCAACGCTCAAGCATCCGAATACGAAGGATTTTTTCATCTATTTGCATCATTATTACGAATCGAAGCAATGGGAAGAGACGCTGGTATGGCTCCGTTATCTGCTGCCTACGGTTGATCAAGCGAATCACGAGGATTTCCGCGTGTTCTGCCAGTATTGGCAGGATACCGCCAAGCATTTGGATTCCGACGCGGAATGGGTGCAGGTGATGGAGTCCCTTCTCCCGCGCTCCTACTACTATTACACGGCGTACCTGCTCCACACGAAACGGTATCGTCAGTGGGTCGATTTACAGCTCGCTAACCGGATTTCTCCGCTCAGTCTCTACGCAATGGAGCTAAAGGCGATTGAGGAGCACGACGCCGAGCTCCTGCTGCCGCTCTATCATCAAGCTGCGGAGCGCGCCGTTCTGGAGAAGAACCGCGCGTCTTATACAACGGCTGTTCGTCTGCTAAAAAAGCTCCATGCTTTCTACAAGCAGCTTGGGCAGGAAGACCGATGGGAGCATTATGTATACCGCTTATCCGATAAATTTTCCCGTCTGCGCGCCTTCCAGGAAGAGCTGAAGAAAGGAAAGTGGATCCGATGA
- a CDS encoding 4a-hydroxytetrahydrobiopterin dehydratase: MAKAGKLTAEDFIARLKGLPGWTVEDGKWIVRRYRFAEFMAGVDFVGRVARIAEDNNHHPMIAIDYKLVTVRFTTWSAGGLTDLDFHTAALVEQAYGEHA; encoded by the coding sequence ATGGCGAAGGCTGGAAAACTAACTGCTGAGGACTTTATAGCCCGACTGAAGGGGCTGCCTGGTTGGACAGTGGAGGACGGCAAATGGATCGTTCGAAGATACCGTTTTGCCGAATTTATGGCGGGCGTCGACTTTGTCGGCAGGGTCGCCCGTATCGCCGAAGACAACAATCATCATCCAATGATCGCGATTGATTACAAATTGGTCACCGTTCGGTTCACGACTTGGAGCGCTGGGGGATTAACGGATCTGGACTTTCATACAGCCGCTTTGGTCGAGCAGGCATACGGCGAGCATGCTTAA
- a CDS encoding GNAT family N-acetyltransferase gives MNPYMNKIVPFTEDHGIEVCTWIYPPPYETYNWPSWQAMLQHEFEFADPDIRRDQYAAIVDQDGKLSGFAQFFPLAGVTRLGLSLRPELCGQGHGAQFMGIIVQEAKRRAPGQEIDLEVLVSNERAIRTYERKGFVITDTYEKMTPEGWDAFHCMVYQDQES, from the coding sequence ATGAATCCTTATATGAATAAAATCGTTCCCTTTACGGAGGACCATGGCATAGAAGTGTGTACATGGATCTATCCCCCGCCCTATGAAACCTATAACTGGCCCTCTTGGCAGGCTATGCTCCAGCATGAATTCGAGTTTGCGGATCCGGACATTCGCAGAGATCAGTATGCGGCCATCGTTGACCAAGACGGAAAGCTGAGCGGGTTTGCACAGTTCTTCCCCTTGGCTGGAGTTACCCGACTAGGCCTGTCCCTGCGGCCGGAGCTATGCGGACAGGGCCACGGCGCCCAGTTCATGGGTATCATTGTGCAAGAGGCCAAGCGGCGTGCGCCAGGTCAAGAGATCGACCTGGAGGTGCTTGTGAGCAACGAGCGAGCCATACGTACTTATGAAAGGAAGGGCTTTGTCATCACCGACACCTATGAGAAAATGACTCCCGAAGGTTGGGACGCCTTCCACTGTATGGTCTACCAGGACCAAGAGTCGTAG
- a CDS encoding acyltransferase family protein, whose product MVTAKSNMAEVQAPLKGNALPGQFVQETGISGRRYDLDNLKVWLTILVVIHHAGQPYGGSNGFWYFKTSQQADLGRFFSVNAGFFMSLFFLISAYFLPGSLDRKGAAAFLKDRLVRFGIPLLAGFLIIMPLLLYVYYIHYRGYGFISFSDYYLNVYFGLAGKPSDWTGPSFPDLQFGHLWFIEQLLFYSVIYAIIRFAVGNRLGVCTTFLARACCTERSCCLHCLPRCLPIGSVSKLQLTNGQDC is encoded by the coding sequence GTGGTTACGGCAAAATCGAATATGGCGGAGGTGCAGGCGCCGCTCAAAGGCAATGCCCTTCCGGGTCAGTTTGTTCAAGAAACTGGCATTTCGGGGCGCAGATATGATTTGGACAATCTGAAGGTGTGGCTGACGATACTGGTTGTCATTCATCATGCGGGCCAGCCTTATGGCGGCTCCAATGGCTTTTGGTATTTCAAGACGTCTCAGCAAGCCGACCTGGGACGGTTCTTCTCTGTGAATGCCGGATTCTTCATGAGTTTATTTTTCCTCATATCGGCTTATTTCTTACCGGGATCCCTGGATCGTAAAGGAGCTGCTGCATTTCTAAAAGACCGCCTGGTTAGATTCGGCATTCCGCTGCTTGCCGGCTTCCTCATCATCATGCCGCTGCTGTTGTATGTTTATTACATCCACTATCGCGGATATGGCTTCATCTCATTTTCAGACTATTATTTGAATGTCTATTTCGGTTTAGCAGGCAAGCCATCGGATTGGACGGGGCCGAGCTTTCCCGATTTGCAGTTTGGTCATCTTTGGTTCATTGAGCAGCTGCTCTTTTATTCCGTTATTTATGCGATCATTAGGTTCGCAGTGGGGAATCGGCTGGGAGTTTGCACCACTTTTTTGGCGAGAGCTTGCTGCACAGAACGATCCTGCTGTTTGCACTGCCTACCGCGCTGCTTACCTATTGGGTCCGTATCGAAGCTCCAATTGACCAATGGACAGGACTGTTAG
- a CDS encoding acyltransferase family protein, with amino-acid sequence MCRTHLLFHRRVSGTNRLYRILSENSYGVYIFHLPILVVYQYALDGIELGPFAKFILAAILGVVTSYALTYVLRRFAVMRKVI; translated from the coding sequence ATGTGTCGGACTCATTTACTTTTTCATCGAAGGGTCTCCGGTACAAACCGCTTGTATCGGATCTTATCGGAAAACAGCTACGGCGTCTACATCTTCCATCTTCCGATTCTCGTAGTCTATCAATATGCGTTGGATGGAATCGAACTGGGTCCGTTTGCCAAATTTATTCTAGCTGCGATATTAGGTGTCGTCACCAGCTATGCCTTGACTTATGTGCTGCGGCGGTTTGCGGTCATGCGGAAGGTGATTTAG
- a CDS encoding HAD family hydrolase, producing the protein MYKALVIDLDGTLLRSDKQLSRQSVDALIQSAAQGIKIIVATARPPRSVRQILPKEIVSICSFVYYNGALIEDAQTGFETHISIDKSVTSALLDYCSIHMPNCSISVEVKDKWFADDGVIDEEIFQTSHFQPHICSHEVLKTLDATKLLITYFEDPQDLIQVFKEQAHVVLTDRGTLIQMMNCSVSKATGISLLLNRFAIFLPQVIVFGDDYNDLELFTLPCCKVAMSNAIDELKALADFVTDSNDNDGVAKIIELVLKQQLPASFPSPNSFAKSPSA; encoded by the coding sequence TTGTATAAAGCTCTTGTAATTGATCTGGACGGAACGCTGCTTCGCTCCGACAAACAGCTATCACGTCAAAGCGTTGATGCCCTAATCCAATCCGCTGCCCAAGGAATAAAAATCATCGTTGCAACCGCCAGGCCTCCACGTTCCGTCAGGCAAATTTTGCCCAAAGAAATTGTAAGCATATGTTCGTTTGTTTACTATAACGGTGCACTCATTGAAGATGCCCAAACTGGGTTTGAAACGCATATATCCATCGACAAGTCCGTCACGTCAGCGCTACTGGATTATTGCAGCATCCATATGCCGAACTGCAGTATTAGCGTAGAAGTAAAGGACAAATGGTTTGCCGACGACGGCGTTATTGATGAAGAAATATTCCAAACCTCTCACTTCCAGCCTCATATCTGCAGCCATGAAGTATTGAAGACTCTAGATGCCACGAAGCTGCTCATCACCTATTTTGAAGATCCGCAGGACCTCATTCAAGTCTTTAAAGAGCAAGCACATGTCGTGCTCACTGACCGCGGAACACTGATACAAATGATGAACTGCTCCGTCAGTAAAGCTACAGGTATATCACTGTTGCTTAACCGCTTCGCTATTTTTTTGCCTCAAGTTATAGTATTTGGAGACGATTATAACGACTTAGAGCTATTTACGCTGCCCTGCTGCAAAGTGGCTATGTCAAATGCCATAGATGAGCTGAAAGCGCTGGCGGACTTCGTTACGGACAGCAATGACAATGACGGCGTCGCAAAAATCATAGAACTTGTTTTGAAGCAACAACTGCCTGCATCCTTCCCTAGCCCAAACTCCTTCGCTAAATCACCTTCCGCATGA
- a CDS encoding sulfurtransferase, giving the protein MENIVSQAWLLGQLEDANTVIVDCRFALGQPESGRTNYNVDHIPGAVYVDLEKDLSGAIMAHGGRHPLPDLGAFSILVGSLGIDGNKTVVAYDDQGGAMASRLWWMLRFLGHTEVYVLDQGYSAWKAAGHPVTDEVPAVHPRTFSPKVNRAMLASMDEVKDKLGREGTVLVDSREERRYLGLEEPIDAAAGHIPGARNFFWKGVLNEGGAWKSAEEQRERFAELRDAEEIIVYCGSGVTACPNVIALQEAGFANVKLYSGSWSDWISWEENPIATGEE; this is encoded by the coding sequence TTGGAAAATATCGTAAGCCAGGCCTGGCTGCTTGGCCAACTGGAAGATGCAAACACGGTCATTGTGGATTGTAGATTCGCACTGGGCCAACCGGAGTCAGGCAGAACGAATTACAACGTGGATCATATACCCGGTGCTGTTTATGTAGATCTGGAAAAAGATTTATCCGGTGCGATTATGGCGCACGGCGGCAGACATCCGCTGCCGGACTTAGGCGCGTTCTCGATCCTTGTGGGCAGCCTTGGTATCGACGGTAACAAGACTGTCGTTGCTTACGACGACCAGGGCGGAGCGATGGCTTCTCGTCTATGGTGGATGTTGCGCTTCCTCGGACATACCGAGGTCTATGTCCTTGACCAAGGCTACTCCGCCTGGAAGGCGGCAGGCCACCCGGTCACTGATGAAGTGCCTGCGGTACATCCGCGCACCTTCTCCCCGAAGGTCAACCGCGCCATGCTGGCCAGCATGGATGAGGTGAAGGATAAGCTCGGACGCGAAGGCACCGTGCTGGTGGATTCCCGCGAGGAGAGACGCTACCTCGGTCTCGAGGAGCCGATTGACGCTGCTGCCGGACATATTCCGGGCGCGCGCAATTTCTTTTGGAAAGGCGTGCTGAATGAGGGCGGCGCCTGGAAATCTGCGGAGGAGCAGCGGGAGCGTTTCGCGGAGCTTCGGGACGCAGAAGAGATCATCGTATACTGCGGTTCCGGTGTAACCGCATGTCCGAACGTGATCGCGCTGCAGGAAGCGGGCTTTGCGAATGTGAAGCTATACAGCGGAAGCTGGAGCGACTGGATCAGTTGGGAAGAGAACCCGATTGCGACGGGTGAGGAGTAA
- a CDS encoding MBOAT family O-acyltransferase, translated as MMFNTPEFALLLIVTMILYYAVPRTRLMLLTIANILFYAVVGLRYLLLFAVVSGIVFICARCMKRGSKRFFLWFGISVSLINLIFFKYTAFIFKSIERFFSFTLVSPDTGWLKLALPLGISFYTFELIAYVVDVYKEKVEPETSILRFWMFIMFFGHMIAGPIMRGSEFLPQIKKLAIIRFQMGNMRMGVFLIGLGLVKRFLSQII; from the coding sequence ATGATGTTTAATACGCCGGAGTTCGCTTTGCTGCTTATCGTAACTATGATTTTGTATTATGCGGTGCCAAGGACGCGCCTCATGCTTTTAACTATTGCTAATATCCTTTTTTATGCTGTGGTGGGATTGAGGTACTTGCTCCTTTTTGCTGTGGTGTCTGGGATTGTATTTATATGCGCCAGATGCATGAAGAGAGGCAGCAAGCGATTTTTCCTTTGGTTTGGGATTAGCGTATCGCTCATCAATCTCATTTTCTTTAAATATACAGCTTTTATTTTCAAATCTATCGAGCGCTTTTTTTCATTTACACTCGTTTCTCCAGACACGGGCTGGCTGAAGCTTGCACTGCCGCTGGGGATTTCCTTCTATACCTTCGAGCTTATTGCGTATGTAGTCGATGTGTACAAAGAGAAGGTTGAACCAGAGACTTCGATCCTTCGATTTTGGATGTTCATCATGTTTTTCGGGCATATGATAGCAGGACCGATCATGAGGGGATCTGAATTTTTACCACAAATCAAGAAGTTAGCCATCATTCGCTTCCAAATGGGAAATATGAGAATGGGTGTTTTCTTAATCGGCCTTGGACTTGTAAAAAGGTTTTTATCTCAGATCATCTAG
- a CDS encoding MBOAT family O-acyltransferase: MSDHLAPYCDSFFAHPEWLNGAEGWTAAVLYAFQIYFDFSGYSDMAVGIGYLFGLELAVNFRTPYLSGSATDFWRRWHITLSSWIKDYIYISLGGSRHGKLRQYASLFMAMTLSGLWHGSSWTFVAWGMYQGGLLIGHKFWVTALDKLGLATYRKSWLYTTVSVIVFFALTCLGWVLFRVERLTDALVLMKKMLTFPEAFIFPTWVQSFWIVILLMMLLHVIEHLVMNNMKQVSMKWHRFFPAPVRGAVYTLFLVVLILFYKHEQSSFIYFQF, from the coding sequence ATCTCAGATCATCTAGCCCCCTATTGCGATAGCTTTTTTGCACATCCGGAATGGCTAAATGGTGCGGAAGGATGGACGGCTGCCGTTCTTTACGCCTTTCAAATTTACTTTGATTTCTCTGGCTACAGTGACATGGCCGTTGGCATTGGGTATCTGTTTGGACTGGAATTAGCCGTGAATTTTCGTACGCCTTACTTAAGCGGCAGCGCTACAGATTTCTGGCGAAGGTGGCATATTACTTTATCTAGTTGGATTAAAGATTACATCTACATTTCTCTTGGAGGATCACGTCACGGCAAACTTCGTCAATATGCAAGCCTATTCATGGCAATGACATTATCAGGTCTTTGGCATGGCAGCAGTTGGACCTTTGTCGCCTGGGGGATGTATCAGGGAGGACTGCTGATCGGGCACAAGTTTTGGGTGACCGCACTCGATAAACTTGGTCTTGCAACTTACAGAAAGTCCTGGTTATATACGACGGTTAGCGTAATCGTCTTTTTTGCACTAACGTGCTTGGGATGGGTATTATTTCGAGTGGAACGATTAACGGATGCTTTAGTTCTTATGAAAAAAATGCTGACTTTTCCAGAAGCCTTTATCTTCCCGACATGGGTGCAAAGCTTTTGGATCGTCATACTGCTGATGATGCTTCTCCATGTAATTGAACATTTAGTTATGAACAATATGAAACAAGTATCGATGAAATGGCATCGTTTTTTTCCTGCTCCAGTAAGAGGTGCGGTCTATACTTTATTCTTAGTTGTGCTGATCCTCTTTTATAAACATGAACAAAGCTCTTTTATTTATTTCCAGTTTTAG
- a CDS encoding DinB family protein, which produces MLEELRQQYDYIRSVRQNMFTFLEELPPQILHQTVPGFGRGTIMGTHVHVVDCYQFWLGSFAFKKLNEHRDIAVHEIDRADVKYVREKFAEVDELVQRFLNEYCERWSEPIEQDESWQGYPKTPTPLLLLTHVETHEFHHKGQIVSMARILGCPPPADDRLGGLFT; this is translated from the coding sequence TTGTTGGAAGAGCTGCGGCAACAATACGATTATATCAGATCGGTAAGGCAAAACATGTTTACGTTCTTAGAAGAGCTGCCCCCTCAAATCTTACATCAAACGGTTCCCGGATTTGGCCGTGGGACGATCATGGGAACCCATGTACATGTTGTTGATTGTTATCAGTTCTGGTTGGGATCTTTCGCGTTTAAGAAGTTAAATGAACATAGGGATATAGCCGTACACGAGATAGATCGAGCCGATGTAAAGTACGTCCGTGAAAAATTTGCGGAAGTGGACGAATTGGTACAGCGGTTCTTAAACGAATATTGCGAGCGGTGGTCTGAGCCTATCGAGCAGGATGAGAGCTGGCAGGGCTACCCGAAGACACCTACTCCTTTACTGCTGCTAACTCATGTGGAAACACATGAATTCCATCACAAAGGCCAAATCGTATCGATGGCAAGAATTCTGGGTTGCCCGCCTCCAGCCGATGATCGTTTAGGCGGACTTTTTACCTGA